From one Agrobacterium fabrum str. C58 genomic stretch:
- a CDS encoding periplasmic heavy metal sensor — protein MTDQNFRWIVVVLLVVNTFLVCALAGAGFVYLRNDTTASASRMPLAGEQLPKAEREAFRQMLSDARKPLRETSAEARQARIEAASLMGADTLDTKALSDALERARKAEYAVRAAVELQAVEFARTLSLDARRRLAEGLLSREAPKPATK, from the coding sequence ATGACCGATCAGAATTTCCGCTGGATTGTCGTTGTGCTGCTCGTCGTCAATACATTCCTCGTCTGCGCCCTTGCCGGCGCCGGTTTCGTTTATTTGCGCAACGATACCACAGCCTCGGCATCACGGATGCCGCTTGCCGGAGAGCAGCTGCCCAAGGCGGAGCGGGAGGCCTTTCGCCAGATGCTCAGCGATGCACGCAAACCCCTGCGCGAGACCTCGGCCGAGGCGCGGCAGGCCCGCATCGAGGCTGCTTCACTGATGGGCGCCGACACGCTGGACACAAAAGCGCTGTCCGACGCGCTGGAACGCGCCCGCAAGGCGGAATATGCGGTCCGCGCCGCCGTCGAGCTTCAGGCGGTAGAATTTGCCCGCACGCTTTCGCTGGATGCAAGACGGCGTCTCGCGGAAGGCCTGCTCTCCCGCGAGGCGCCGAAGCCTGCCACGAAATGA
- a CDS encoding aspartate/glutamate racemase family protein: MRILVVNPNTTRSMTATIADAAMRVVGRDTEILGVTSSMGPVSIEGYYDEVFAVPGLLLELAKAPALGVDAAVIACFDDTGLDAARAFCDIPVIGLCEAAVSATAFIAQKFTIVTTMERSRLPLEHLVHRYGMSARCNVRAADIPVLSLEDPASNARERLRQEIALALKEDRAEAIVLGCAGMADLTAELRAEFGVPVVDGVAAAVKQAESLVSMGLSTAKSGAYAKPVAKPYHGLLEAFRPDRMTA, encoded by the coding sequence ATGCGCATCCTCGTCGTCAATCCCAATACCACCCGATCCATGACCGCAACGATCGCTGACGCCGCCATGCGGGTGGTCGGCCGGGATACCGAAATTCTTGGCGTGACATCCTCCATGGGGCCTGTCTCCATCGAAGGTTATTATGACGAGGTTTTTGCCGTGCCCGGCCTGCTGCTTGAACTTGCCAAGGCTCCGGCGCTTGGCGTTGACGCGGCCGTCATCGCCTGTTTCGACGATACCGGGCTCGATGCGGCGCGCGCATTTTGCGATATACCGGTCATCGGCCTCTGCGAGGCGGCGGTCTCCGCCACTGCCTTCATCGCGCAGAAATTCACCATCGTGACGACGATGGAGCGTTCCCGGTTGCCGCTCGAACACCTGGTTCATCGTTATGGCATGTCCGCCCGCTGCAATGTGCGCGCCGCCGATATTCCCGTCCTGTCGCTCGAAGATCCCGCTTCGAACGCCCGCGAAAGGCTGCGGCAGGAGATTGCGCTGGCTCTGAAGGAAGACCGGGCGGAGGCAATCGTTCTCGGCTGCGCCGGCATGGCAGACCTGACCGCCGAGCTGCGCGCCGAATTCGGCGTGCCGGTCGTTGATGGTGTCGCAGCCGCCGTTAAACAGGCCGAATCCCTTGTTTCCATGGGGCTTTCCACCGCCAAAAGCGGTGCTTATGCCAAGCCGGTCGCCAAGCCCTATCACGGCCTGCTGGAGGCATTTCGGCCGGACCGCATGACGGCGTGA
- a CDS encoding LysR substrate-binding domain-containing protein: protein MVRQFLPLNGLRAFEASARHLSFTRAAIELCVTQAAVSQQVKGLEKRLGVALFQRLPRGLKITAEGEALLPTVTSSFDQMATTLDRIEAGQVRELLFLGVVGTFAVGWLLPRLAAFQKRHPFIDVRVSTNNNRVDMAAEGLDFAIRFGQGSWHGTDAFRLFEAPLSPLCTPKLAEMLKEPADLMDATLLRSYRADEWSTWFAAAGVSPAAQVNAGIVFDTSLGMMEAALQGLGVALAPPSMFSRHLTSGAVMQPFPVTISLGSYWLTRLQSKPQTSAMQAFSDWLLETIGTA from the coding sequence ATGGTTCGGCAATTTCTTCCCTTAAACGGTCTGCGGGCCTTCGAGGCATCCGCTCGGCATCTGAGCTTCACCCGCGCTGCCATTGAACTGTGCGTGACGCAGGCAGCTGTGAGCCAGCAGGTGAAAGGGCTGGAAAAGCGGCTGGGTGTCGCCCTTTTCCAGCGGCTTCCGCGCGGCTTGAAGATCACCGCCGAAGGTGAGGCCCTGTTGCCGACGGTGACCAGTTCCTTCGACCAGATGGCGACGACGCTCGACCGGATCGAGGCCGGACAGGTGCGCGAATTGCTGTTTCTCGGGGTCGTGGGCACCTTCGCCGTCGGCTGGCTGCTGCCGCGGCTCGCGGCATTTCAAAAGCGGCATCCGTTTATCGATGTCAGGGTTTCCACCAACAACAACCGGGTGGACATGGCCGCGGAGGGGCTGGATTTCGCCATTCGTTTCGGCCAGGGCTCCTGGCATGGCACGGATGCCTTCCGTCTGTTCGAGGCGCCGCTTTCGCCGCTCTGCACGCCGAAACTGGCGGAAATGCTGAAAGAGCCCGCCGACCTGATGGATGCAACATTGCTGCGCAGCTACCGCGCCGATGAGTGGAGCACATGGTTTGCCGCGGCGGGCGTTTCACCGGCGGCGCAGGTGAATGCCGGCATCGTCTTCGACACGTCGCTCGGCATGATGGAAGCGGCGCTTCAGGGGCTGGGCGTGGCGCTCGCGCCGCCATCGATGTTTTCGCGGCATCTGACGTCGGGCGCGGTCATGCAGCCCTTTCCCGTCACCATCTCGCTTGGAAGCTACTGGCTGACCCGCCTGCAATCGAAACCGCAGACATCAGCCATGCAGGCCTTTTCCGACTGGCTGCTCGAGACCATCGGAACGGCGTGA
- a CDS encoding ABC transporter permease, with protein sequence MHQEKRGREFYILAFFFVLFVLFLYGPLSAILILAFQGPNGGLTFPLNGVSLHWFGNLFEQQAVGDFGGSFRRSFGLGLMVMTVTVFVSLLAGLAFRRKFIGATPLFYLSVASLVVPSIIISLGIGVLFQQLGLEPSWYTSAFGAHLTWTLPFGVLIMLAVFNRFSPSYEEAARDLGASSWQTFAHVVLPMIAPSLIGVGLFGFTLSYDEFARTLMTSGTYNTLPLEIYGMTTNVTTPVLYALGAVTTLFSLLVIAATLGLIVTLNRRHSRG encoded by the coding sequence ATGCATCAGGAAAAACGCGGCCGCGAATTCTACATTCTCGCCTTCTTCTTCGTCCTCTTCGTGCTGTTTCTCTACGGCCCGCTATCGGCCATCCTCATCCTTGCCTTTCAGGGGCCGAATGGCGGGCTGACCTTTCCGCTGAACGGCGTTTCGCTGCACTGGTTCGGCAATCTCTTCGAACAGCAGGCGGTCGGCGATTTCGGCGGCTCGTTCCGCCGGTCTTTCGGTCTCGGGCTGATGGTCATGACCGTCACCGTCTTCGTCTCGCTGCTGGCAGGCCTTGCCTTCAGGCGCAAATTCATCGGCGCGACGCCGCTTTTTTACCTCTCGGTCGCGAGCCTGGTGGTGCCATCGATCATCATCTCGCTTGGCATTGGTGTTCTTTTCCAGCAGCTTGGGCTGGAACCTTCATGGTATACATCAGCTTTCGGCGCGCATCTCACCTGGACGCTTCCTTTCGGCGTGCTCATCATGCTCGCCGTCTTCAATCGCTTTTCGCCTTCCTATGAGGAGGCGGCCCGCGATCTCGGCGCGTCCTCCTGGCAGACCTTCGCCCATGTGGTGCTGCCGATGATTGCACCGAGCCTGATCGGTGTCGGCCTCTTCGGTTTCACGCTTTCTTATGACGAGTTCGCCCGCACGCTGATGACATCAGGCACCTACAACACGCTGCCGCTGGAAATCTACGGCATGACCACCAATGTCACGACGCCGGTGCTTTATGCGCTGGGTGCCGTCACGACGCTGTTTTCCCTTCTGGTGATTGCGGCCACGCTCGGCCTGATCGTCACCCTCAACCGCCGCCATTCACGCGGATAA
- a CDS encoding ABC transporter substrate-binding protein, translating to MTDITNSNKGLSRRGLLKAGAAATGAAIGSGLITGFPTIWAQNPITIRQFGTGVSNLNAIAEKCKADLGITLEMTATDSDAAAQRAVTQPNSYDIADIEYWILKKVYPAGVIQPMEIKKLKYYDKIVPLFKNGKLTPDSVVAQGTAPHTVGFVEKPGDKKFAKSETEYFTMVPTIYNADTLGIRPDLVGRDITSWADIMDPKFKGKTSILNIPSIGIMDAAMIMEAMGNIKYADKGNMTKEEIDKTIDFLIKAKKDGQFRAFWKSFDESVNLMASGEVIIQSMWSPAVAAVRSKGIACKYQPLKEGYRSWGGGLGLAKHLSGAKLDAAYEYINWYTSGWVGAYLNRQGYYSAAMDTAKEHMSADEWGYWVEGKPAQGDIIAPDGKVMEKAGAVRDGGSFQERMGKVACWNSVMDEDRYMVRRWNEFIAA from the coding sequence ATGACCGATATCACCAACAGCAATAAGGGACTGTCCCGCCGCGGCCTTCTGAAGGCAGGCGCGGCCGCCACAGGTGCGGCGATCGGCTCCGGCCTCATCACCGGCTTCCCGACCATCTGGGCGCAGAACCCGATCACCATCCGCCAGTTCGGCACCGGCGTCTCGAACCTCAATGCCATCGCCGAGAAGTGCAAGGCCGATCTCGGCATCACGCTCGAAATGACGGCGACGGATTCGGATGCGGCCGCCCAGCGCGCCGTCACCCAGCCAAATTCCTACGACATCGCCGATATCGAATACTGGATCCTGAAAAAGGTCTATCCCGCCGGCGTCATCCAGCCGATGGAAATCAAGAAGCTCAAATATTACGACAAGATCGTGCCGCTGTTCAAAAACGGCAAGCTGACGCCTGATAGCGTCGTGGCGCAGGGCACCGCTCCGCACACGGTCGGTTTCGTCGAAAAGCCCGGCGACAAGAAATTTGCGAAGAGCGAGACCGAATATTTCACCATGGTTCCGACCATCTACAATGCCGATACGCTCGGCATCCGTCCTGATCTCGTCGGCCGCGATATCACCAGCTGGGCCGATATCATGGACCCGAAGTTCAAGGGCAAAACCTCGATCCTCAACATTCCTTCCATCGGCATCATGGATGCCGCGATGATCATGGAAGCCATGGGCAACATCAAATATGCCGACAAGGGCAACATGACGAAGGAGGAGATCGACAAGACCATCGATTTCCTCATCAAGGCCAAGAAGGACGGCCAGTTCCGTGCCTTCTGGAAGAGCTTCGATGAAAGCGTCAACCTCATGGCCTCGGGTGAAGTCATCATCCAGTCCATGTGGTCGCCCGCTGTTGCAGCCGTCCGTTCCAAGGGCATCGCCTGCAAATACCAGCCGCTGAAGGAAGGCTATCGCTCCTGGGGCGGTGGTCTTGGCCTTGCCAAGCACCTCTCCGGTGCGAAGCTCGACGCGGCCTATGAATATATCAACTGGTACACCTCCGGCTGGGTTGGCGCCTATCTCAACCGTCAGGGTTATTATTCCGCCGCCATGGATACGGCGAAAGAACACATGTCCGCCGATGAGTGGGGTTACTGGGTCGAAGGCAAGCCCGCGCAGGGCGATATCATCGCGCCCGATGGCAAGGTCATGGAAAAGGCCGGTGCGGTGCGCGACGGCGGCTCCTTCCAGGAGCGCATGGGCAAGGTCGCCTGCTGGAACTCCGTCATGGACGAAGACCGCTACATGGTCCGCCGCTGGAACGAGTTCATCGCTGCTTAG
- the ampC gene encoding class C beta-lactamase has translation MKFNRRHIALAALVSTGLVTQASAADDARLKAITDAAIKPVMEKNGIPGLAVGISINGENHIFTYGVLSKSTEKPVTPQTLFELGSISKTFTVTLSTYAELNGQLSLSGKVSEYLPSMKGKPFGDVALMHLGTHTAGGFPIQVPDDVKTEQQLMAYLKAWKPTYKAGTHRSYANPSIGMLGYITAKAMGQGFDGAMQDTLFPALGLKNTFTVVPKAKMDDYAQGYKRTGEPARVTPGVLSSEAYGVKSTAEDMIRFVNANMGLEQLDGKIQQAITNTHAGYFSVGAMTQDMVWEQYTHPAPLKTLRELNGGALLKTVPVSEISPPMKPREDVFINKTGSTNGFGAYVAFIPKEKLGIVILANKNYPNEERVSAAYEILTALEKAQ, from the coding sequence ATGAAATTTAATCGCAGACATATCGCACTGGCCGCTTTGGTCTCGACGGGCCTGGTCACGCAGGCTTCTGCCGCTGATGATGCGAGGCTGAAGGCGATAACGGATGCTGCAATCAAGCCCGTCATGGAGAAAAACGGCATTCCGGGTCTGGCCGTCGGTATCAGCATCAACGGCGAAAACCACATCTTCACCTATGGCGTTCTGTCCAAGAGCACGGAAAAGCCCGTCACCCCGCAGACGCTGTTCGAACTCGGCTCCATCTCCAAGACCTTCACGGTCACCCTCAGCACCTATGCGGAACTGAATGGCCAGCTGTCACTGTCGGGCAAGGTCAGCGAGTATCTTCCGTCCATGAAGGGAAAACCCTTCGGCGATGTCGCGCTGATGCATCTCGGCACCCACACCGCTGGCGGCTTTCCCATTCAGGTGCCTGACGACGTCAAGACGGAACAGCAGCTGATGGCCTATCTCAAGGCCTGGAAGCCTACATACAAGGCCGGCACCCACAGAAGTTATGCCAATCCCAGCATCGGCATGCTCGGCTATATCACTGCAAAGGCGATGGGCCAGGGTTTCGACGGTGCCATGCAGGACACGCTTTTCCCGGCGCTTGGGCTGAAGAACACCTTCACCGTGGTGCCGAAGGCGAAGATGGATGATTATGCGCAGGGTTATAAAAGAACAGGTGAACCGGCTCGCGTAACACCGGGCGTCCTTTCCTCGGAGGCCTATGGCGTCAAATCGACGGCGGAGGACATGATCCGCTTCGTCAATGCCAATATGGGTCTCGAACAACTGGACGGAAAAATCCAGCAGGCGATCACCAACACCCATGCGGGATATTTCAGCGTCGGCGCCATGACGCAGGACATGGTCTGGGAGCAATATACACACCCGGCTCCCCTGAAGACACTGAGGGAGTTGAACGGCGGTGCGCTTCTGAAGACCGTGCCGGTCTCCGAAATATCGCCGCCGATGAAACCGCGCGAAGACGTTTTCATCAACAAGACCGGCTCCACCAATGGTTTCGGCGCTTATGTGGCGTTCATACCGAAGGAGAAATTGGGCATCGTCATTCTGGCCAATAAAAACTATCCCAATGAGGAACGCGTCTCTGCGGCCTATGAGATTTTGACGGCGCTCGAAAAGGCGCAATAA
- the chrA gene encoding chromate efflux transporter produces the protein MASQEREGNRAPQGTPGEVFAAFLKLGVTSFGGPIAHLGYFRDELVVRRKWIDEAGYADLVALCQFLPGPASSQVGFALGLLRAGPFGALAAWAAFTLPSAILLILFAMVAASIEGPVGTGLLHGLKIVAVAVVAQAVWGMAKSLAPDRQRASIALAGIVCVVFVAGAFGQVLALGLGAFAGLVFCRSGAAGQATHLSFRVSKSVGYGALATFALLLGLLPLLAAGASSQGISLFDAFYRAGALVFGGGHVVLPLLQSEVVATGWVTKDAFIAGYGATQAVPGPLFTFAAYLGAVVGPQPNGIVGAAIALVAIFLPGMLLLVGALPFWEGFRKHLTVQAAMRGAHAAVVGILGAALYDPVWTSAIFTPKDFTLAFTGFILLAVWKTPPWAVVLLCAVGGVLLALM, from the coding sequence GTGGCATCGCAGGAACGTGAAGGTAATAGAGCGCCGCAGGGCACACCGGGGGAGGTTTTCGCAGCCTTTCTGAAGCTTGGCGTCACCTCCTTCGGCGGCCCCATCGCCCATCTCGGTTATTTCCGCGACGAGCTTGTCGTGCGGCGCAAATGGATCGACGAGGCTGGTTATGCCGATCTCGTGGCGCTCTGCCAGTTTCTGCCGGGCCCGGCCTCCAGCCAGGTGGGGTTTGCGTTGGGGCTGCTCAGGGCAGGGCCGTTCGGTGCGCTGGCGGCCTGGGCGGCATTCACTTTGCCATCGGCCATTCTCCTCATTCTTTTCGCCATGGTCGCCGCCTCGATCGAAGGGCCGGTCGGCACCGGTCTGTTGCACGGTTTGAAGATCGTCGCTGTCGCCGTGGTGGCGCAGGCCGTGTGGGGCATGGCGAAAAGCCTCGCGCCGGATCGTCAGCGTGCCAGCATTGCGCTTGCCGGCATCGTCTGCGTGGTGTTCGTCGCGGGTGCATTCGGGCAGGTTCTGGCGCTTGGCCTCGGCGCATTCGCCGGGCTTGTCTTCTGTCGCTCCGGTGCCGCGGGACAGGCCACCCACCTCAGCTTCCGGGTGTCGAAAAGCGTCGGATATGGTGCGCTCGCCACCTTCGCCCTGCTTCTCGGCCTTTTGCCGCTGCTTGCAGCAGGGGCATCGTCGCAGGGCATCTCCCTGTTTGATGCTTTTTATCGCGCCGGCGCGCTGGTCTTTGGCGGCGGCCATGTGGTGTTGCCGCTGCTGCAATCAGAAGTCGTCGCGACCGGCTGGGTCACAAAAGACGCTTTTATTGCCGGTTATGGCGCAACACAGGCGGTGCCCGGCCCGCTCTTCACCTTCGCCGCCTATCTCGGCGCGGTGGTGGGCCCGCAGCCTAACGGCATTGTGGGTGCGGCGATCGCTCTTGTCGCGATCTTCTTGCCGGGCATGCTGCTGCTCGTCGGCGCGCTTCCCTTCTGGGAAGGTTTCCGCAAACACCTGACGGTGCAGGCCGCCATGCGCGGGGCACACGCCGCCGTCGTCGGCATTCTCGGCGCCGCCCTTTATGACCCGGTGTGGACGAGCGCGATCTTCACGCCGAAGGATTTTACCCTTGCGTTCACCGGCTTCATCCTGCTGGCGGTGTGGAAAACGCCACCATGGGCCGTGGTTCTGCTCTGCGCGGTCGGCGGCGTTCTGCTTGCCTTGATGTGA
- a CDS encoding RNA polymerase sigma factor: MVSDPDAKLVADVAAGDIRAMRTLVEAKLPRIMALATRMLGDPVEAEDVAQETFLRIWKHAGTWRQGAARFDTWIHRVALNLCYDRLRKRREISVAQPSDLADARTSSENGGADIDEGEAVGRALSLIPERQREAIILVYYQEMSNREAADIMHVSVDALESLLSRGRRALQKILNEDET; the protein is encoded by the coding sequence ATGGTGAGCGACCCCGATGCAAAGCTCGTGGCAGATGTCGCGGCAGGAGATATCAGGGCGATGCGGACACTGGTTGAGGCAAAATTGCCGAGGATCATGGCGCTGGCAACCCGCATGCTGGGAGATCCGGTCGAGGCGGAGGATGTCGCGCAGGAGACCTTTCTGCGGATATGGAAACACGCGGGAACATGGAGGCAGGGCGCTGCGCGGTTTGATACGTGGATACACCGTGTAGCGCTGAACCTGTGTTATGACCGGCTGCGGAAGCGACGTGAAATATCCGTCGCCCAGCCGTCCGACCTTGCCGATGCGCGCACGTCGTCGGAAAACGGCGGCGCTGATATCGACGAGGGCGAGGCTGTCGGGCGGGCGCTCTCCCTTATTCCCGAGCGGCAACGGGAGGCGATCATTCTGGTCTATTATCAGGAAATGTCGAACCGGGAGGCCGCCGACATCATGCATGTCAGCGTCGACGCACTGGAAAGTCTTCTGTCGCGCGGGCGCAGAGCGTTGCAGAAAATCTTGAACGAGGATGAGACATGA
- a CDS encoding DUF1501 domain-containing protein → MLCEDFSPTRRAVLGATGALFAWAFMPRFAHAASGRDPRFVTIILRGALDGLTAVPPVGDPDYEALRQQLTLRTEGENPALALDGYFALHPSLRNFQRLYRKGEAAVVHASATGYRDRSHFDGQDVLESGFATPGHVESGWLNRLLEQMPAGETINPAAGDRVSGLAIGASAPLVIRGKAPILGWAPSVLRPADGDLAPRLADLYGQTDPMLAALLAEGVETGRIASGVDIKARGGPGDPQGMEQMARGAARLIAHPEGPRVAALAFEGWDTHAQEVDRLAKLLSGLDNALAAFEQELGPVWKDTVILVATEFGRTARINGTDGTDHGTATTAFLAGGSIRGGRVIADWPGLKEAQLRDGRDLAATTDLRAVIKGLAIDHLGASAGALDKLVFPGSDLIRPLKGLIA, encoded by the coding sequence ATGCTGTGCGAAGATTTCTCTCCCACCCGCCGCGCCGTTCTCGGTGCAACCGGCGCTCTTTTTGCCTGGGCCTTCATGCCACGTTTTGCCCATGCGGCCTCCGGGCGTGATCCGCGTTTCGTGACGATCATCCTGCGTGGCGCGCTTGACGGGCTGACCGCCGTGCCACCGGTCGGCGATCCCGATTACGAAGCGCTAAGACAGCAATTGACGCTGCGAACGGAAGGCGAAAACCCGGCGCTGGCGCTGGATGGGTATTTCGCGCTGCATCCTTCGCTACGCAATTTCCAGCGGCTTTACCGCAAGGGTGAGGCGGCCGTGGTGCATGCCAGCGCCACCGGTTATCGCGACCGATCCCACTTTGACGGGCAGGATGTTCTTGAATCCGGTTTTGCGACACCAGGCCATGTCGAAAGCGGCTGGCTCAACCGGCTGCTGGAGCAGATGCCGGCGGGAGAAACGATCAATCCTGCCGCCGGCGACCGGGTGAGCGGGCTTGCCATCGGGGCCAGCGCACCGCTCGTCATTCGCGGCAAGGCACCCATCCTTGGATGGGCGCCATCCGTGCTGCGGCCTGCCGATGGCGATCTCGCACCCCGGCTTGCCGATCTCTACGGCCAGACGGACCCGATGCTTGCCGCCCTACTGGCCGAAGGTGTGGAGACCGGCAGGATCGCATCGGGTGTCGACATCAAGGCGCGCGGCGGCCCCGGTGATCCGCAGGGAATGGAGCAGATGGCGCGTGGCGCAGCACGGCTGATTGCCCATCCGGAAGGCCCCCGCGTGGCGGCGCTGGCTTTCGAGGGCTGGGATACCCATGCGCAGGAGGTCGATCGCCTAGCCAAGCTCTTGTCCGGTCTGGATAATGCCCTTGCGGCCTTCGAACAGGAGCTGGGGCCGGTCTGGAAGGATACTGTGATACTCGTGGCCACGGAATTTGGCCGCACCGCGCGTATCAACGGCACTGATGGCACCGACCACGGCACCGCCACCACCGCCTTTCTGGCCGGTGGCAGCATCCGCGGCGGCCGTGTCATCGCCGATTGGCCGGGCCTGAAGGAAGCGCAGCTACGTGACGGCCGCGACCTTGCCGCGACCACCGATCTACGCGCCGTCATCAAGGGGCTCGCCATCGATCATCTCGGCGCGAGCGCCGGAGCCCTGGACAAGCTTGTGTTTCCCGGATCTGATCTCATTCGCCCTCTGAAGGGCCTGATCGCCTGA
- a CDS encoding ABC transporter permease — MVTVRLIGVSEKKEKLSRSFALPQKLVSYIQATPLFLILGFFLALPILMIAVVSFWDYDFAQMYPDFVTFNYLETLGSWVIWQTYLNTLKYAAIVWAITLFCGFWVAYFLAFHIRTTTMQMVLFLVCTVPFLTSNIIRMISWIPVLGRNGLVNSALVGTGILPEPVEWLLYSDFAVVLAMVHLYTLFMVTPIFNTLMRIDKSLIEAARDAGATGWQTLSNVIIPLAKPGMAIGSIFVVTLVMADFSTVQVMSGGQSASVALMMKNQMSLLQYPAAAANAVILLILVLLMVAGILRIVDIRKEL, encoded by the coding sequence ATGGTGACGGTTAGGCTCATCGGCGTCAGTGAAAAAAAGGAGAAGCTGTCCCGCAGCTTCGCCCTGCCGCAGAAGCTTGTGTCCTATATTCAGGCCACGCCGCTTTTCCTGATCCTCGGCTTTTTCCTGGCCCTGCCGATCCTCATGATCGCCGTTGTCAGCTTTTGGGACTACGACTTCGCCCAGATGTATCCCGATTTCGTCACCTTCAACTACCTGGAGACGCTCGGTTCCTGGGTGATCTGGCAGACCTATCTCAACACGCTGAAATACGCGGCCATCGTCTGGGCGATCACGCTGTTCTGCGGTTTCTGGGTTGCCTATTTCCTCGCCTTCCACATTCGCACCACCACCATGCAGATGGTGCTGTTCCTCGTCTGCACCGTGCCGTTCCTGACATCGAACATCATCCGCATGATTTCCTGGATTCCCGTTCTCGGACGAAACGGTCTCGTCAACAGCGCGCTGGTCGGCACCGGCATCCTTCCCGAGCCGGTCGAGTGGCTGCTTTATTCCGATTTCGCCGTGGTGCTGGCCATGGTGCATCTTTATACGCTGTTCATGGTCACGCCGATCTTCAACACGCTGATGCGCATCGACAAATCGCTGATCGAGGCGGCGCGTGACGCCGGCGCGACGGGATGGCAGACACTCAGCAATGTCATTATTCCGCTTGCCAAACCCGGCATGGCTATCGGCAGCATCTTCGTCGTGACGCTGGTCATGGCGGATTTCTCCACCGTTCAGGTCATGTCCGGTGGCCAGAGCGCGTCGGTGGCGCTGATGATGAAGAACCAGATGTCGCTACTGCAATATCCGGCGGCAGCCGCGAACGCCGTCATCCTGCTCATCCTCGTTCTGCTGATGGTCGCGGGCATCCTGCGCATCGTCGATATCCGCAAGGAGCTTTGA
- a CDS encoding DUF1800 domain-containing protein produces the protein MSNTTPNSSQVDAALCLWRFGLGARQGDLQAIADDPRDLLRSEVTEHAVPIPVGPLLHSSADLMVSLIAFNRQVKAEREKPAVTAVSVEKAMTETDNRMDKAGMAAAPTMPPPMSKDKPADVANKRPYLPQQILLAEVDARFNGTVRQPLIGFGERLAMFWANHFSVAIGKGGDVHILAGAFEREAIRPHIFGNFEDMLLAVETHPAMLFFLDNQQSIGPNSPANKNGKRGLNENLAREIMELHTLGVDGGYNQADVTELARIITGWTVYRDENRPGPVGRFSFNANSHEPGDHAVMGITYADAGMEQGRRALRDLAHHPSTARHLAFKLARHFVSDQPPVALVTKIAAAYTKSHGDLAATYLAMLDAEEAWDPTLKKLRPPLDFVTAVLRSGDVKPKPEQIVSVLKALGQPFWDPSGPNGFSDVSDSWGSSEGLATRIDAASLFAHQVAGGIDPRDFVADRFGPLLTRETAQAVQRAETKPQGLTIAFLSPEFQRR, from the coding sequence ATGTCAAATACGACGCCTAATTCCAGTCAAGTGGATGCCGCGCTGTGCCTCTGGCGCTTCGGTCTTGGTGCCCGGCAGGGAGACCTGCAGGCAATTGCGGATGATCCACGCGATCTCTTGCGGTCAGAAGTAACCGAACATGCGGTGCCGATTCCGGTTGGCCCGCTATTGCACTCCAGCGCCGATCTTATGGTCTCGCTCATTGCCTTCAACAGGCAGGTGAAAGCCGAACGTGAAAAACCGGCGGTGACCGCCGTCTCTGTTGAGAAGGCGATGACTGAGACGGACAACAGGATGGATAAGGCTGGAATGGCGGCCGCGCCGACCATGCCGCCACCCATGTCAAAAGACAAACCGGCCGACGTGGCCAATAAGAGACCCTATCTTCCCCAACAGATATTGCTGGCGGAGGTCGATGCGCGGTTTAATGGCACCGTCCGCCAGCCTCTGATCGGGTTTGGCGAACGTCTTGCGATGTTCTGGGCAAACCACTTCTCCGTCGCCATCGGTAAGGGTGGCGATGTGCACATCCTCGCCGGCGCCTTCGAGCGCGAAGCGATCCGCCCGCATATATTCGGCAATTTCGAGGACATGCTGCTTGCCGTGGAAACCCATCCTGCCATGTTGTTCTTTCTCGACAACCAGCAATCGATCGGTCCCAACTCACCGGCCAACAAAAACGGCAAGCGCGGCCTGAACGAAAATCTGGCCCGCGAGATCATGGAACTTCACACGCTGGGCGTGGATGGCGGTTACAATCAGGCTGACGTGACGGAGCTTGCGCGCATCATCACCGGCTGGACCGTTTATCGTGACGAGAACAGGCCGGGGCCGGTCGGGCGCTTCAGCTTCAATGCCAACAGCCACGAGCCGGGTGATCACGCGGTGATGGGCATCACCTATGCCGATGCCGGGATGGAGCAGGGGCGGCGGGCGCTGCGCGATCTCGCCCATCACCCATCCACCGCCCGCCACCTTGCCTTCAAACTGGCAAGGCACTTCGTCAGCGACCAGCCGCCTGTGGCGCTGGTGACCAAGATCGCCGCTGCCTACACCAAATCCCACGGCGATCTCGCCGCCACCTATCTTGCCATGCTGGATGCGGAAGAAGCCTGGGATCCCACTCTCAAGAAGTTGCGGCCACCGCTCGATTTCGTCACCGCCGTGCTGCGCAGCGGCGATGTCAAGCCGAAACCTGAACAGATCGTTTCGGTGCTGAAGGCGCTCGGGCAGCCTTTCTGGGACCCCTCCGGACCGAACGGTTTTTCCGATGTGAGCGATAGTTGGGGTTCCTCCGAGGGGCTGGCAACGCGGATCGATGCCGCGAGCCTTTTTGCCCATCAGGTTGCCGGCGGTATCGACCCCCGTGACTTTGTTGCCGATCGGTTCGGCCCGCTTCTCACGCGTGAGACCGCCCAGGCCGTTCAGCGCGCGGAAACCAAGCCGCAAGGGCTGACCATCGCTTTCCTTTCCCCCGAATTTCAGAGGCGCTAA